From Cercospora beticola chromosome 6, complete sequence, a single genomic window includes:
- a CDS encoding uncharacterized protein (CAZy:GT32), protein MLSFRRALAVAAIILAFFFLLRTTHPGERAKPLKLNNSPKPTGSHADNRKIVEAVAEPQKADVKSATTAAPSAIPKSKSEDGGHVALSRKPKPQIAMADLKLKPLRQQLAYTFPYDSEGKFPAYIWQTWRHTPASGEFPEEWRPAEASWTELHPSFVHEVITDSVAVHLIKHFYASIPEVVQAYEALPEPVLKADFFRYLILLARGGIYTDIDTTALKSAVEWVPPDVPRTTYGLVIGIEADPDREDWKDWYSRRIQFCQWTIQAKPGHPVLVDIVATITEEVHRRKKSGELHTTIKGAGSVVEYTGPALWTDAIFKFFNNPDYFDMSTSKGNITWKQFTGITAAKKVGDVVVLPITSFSPGVGQMGAGDIDDPMAFVHHTFEGTWKPESERHIGDKDKE, encoded by the exons ATGCTCTCCTTCAGACGCGCCCTCGCCGTGGCCGCCATCAtactcgccttcttcttcctcctgcgGACCACCCACCCTGGCGAGCGCGCCAAGCCACTCAAACTCAACAACTCCCCCAAACCCACCGGCAGTCACGCCGACAATAGGAAGATCGTCGAGGCTGTTGCAGAGCCACAGAAAGCAGATGTCAAGagcgccaccaccgccgctccTTCAGCAATCCCGAAATCAAAGAGCGAGGATGGCGGCCATGTGGCACTGTCGAGAAAGCCCAAGCCGCAGATCGCCATGGCTGACTTGAAGCTCAAGCCACTTCGACAACAATTGGCCTACACATTCCCCTACGACTCCGAGGGCAAATTCCCAGCATACATTTGGCAGACGTGGAGACACACTCCTGCTTCGGGCGAGTTCCCTGAGGAGTGGAGGCCGGCGGAGGCGTCATGGACAGAACTGCATCCCAGCTTCGTCCACGAGGTCATCACCGATTCTGTTGCCGTGCACTTGATCAAGCACTTTTACGCCAGCATACCCGAAGTCGTACAGGCCTACGAAGCCCTGCCCGAGCCAGTGCTCAAGGCCGACTTTTTCCGCTACCTGATCTTACTTGCAAGAGGAGGAATTTACACCGACATCGACACAACGGCACTCAAGTCTGCTGTCGAGTGGGTTCCACCGGATGTTCCTCGCACCACTTACGGATTGGTGATTGGAATCGAGGCGGACCCAGATCGCGAAGATTGGAAAGATTGGTACTCGCGCCGCATTCAGTTCTGCCAATGGACCATCCAGGCCAAACCAGGTCACCCAGTCTTGGTCGACATTGTAGCCACCATTACTGAGGAAGTGCACCGAAGAAAGAAGTCTGGCGAGCTGCACACCACAATCAAGGGAGCTGGCAGTGTGGTCGAATACACTGGACCGGCGCTCTGGACTGATGCCATCTTCAAGTTCTTCAACAATCCCGACTACTTCGACATGAGCACGAGCAAGGGCAACATCACATGGAAACAGTTCACCGGCATCACTGCAGCAAAGAAGGTCGGAGATGTGGTGGTGCTACCCATCACCTCCTTTTCCCCCGGTGTGGGTCAGATGGGCGCTGGCGACATCGATGACCCCATGGCATTTGTGCATCACACTTTCGAGG GCACTTGGAAGCCCGAGAGTGAACGCCATATCGGGGACAAAGACAAGGAATAA